CAGGGCAGCAATCGTCCCTTGGGTAAAAGTCAGGTTGGGGTGTTGATATTTACCTTGGGCTTGGCGCACGGCCTCGGGATCAATTTCAAGACCGTAGACCTGCTTGGCTTTACGGGCCAGGAGTTCCGAGCCGTAGCCTTCCCCTGATGCGGCATCAAGCACCACCTTGTTAGTGATCAAGTCGCGAACAGCCTGATATCGTTGGTAGTGCTCGATTTCGAGTTCGCCGTCGAGACCTGCGCCAGGGATGAATCGTTCGCCGGTAAAATCCATTTTTTCTTCCTTTGTCAGCTGCTTTTAGGCGATTGACCCTGATGTGCAAATCTGCTACCTTGGATCGACCGTTTTACATACCAACCACCGAGGTTACACGATGGGTTTGAAATCGATTGTGAATAGTATTTTTCGTACCGGACCGCTTTGGTCTATCCGTAGAAAATTAAATATTAAGGTAGATAATAAATTAAATGAATTCATCCAACCAGTAAATTCCGCCGTTTGCGAAACCAAAGAGCTTCAGCATAATGCGATAAGGCTGATTCATGACTCATGGAATCTGGCCGTGGTCAATCATAATCAAGTCATTGCCAATCAGGATAACGCTTTTTATCATAGTTGGTTCTCCTTGGTGTATCCATCGTTTACGCAAACACTTGTTCGGATTGCCGGCGATGACTATCAGGACATCGTGCCATACTCCCACCTCCTGCTGATGGAGATTGCCAGAAGTTATCTCCGTCAGGGAGGGCTGTGGCAGCTTGATTATGAAATCGCCAGGTTCAAAAGTACTGCAAATCCTCAATCGGCTCAAAACCACCCATTAGGTAGTGAAAATCGGAATCGGATGAAGATTTTGGTGGTGTCCGGGATGTTTCCCAGCATTGACCACGGAGGTGGACTGCGTCTTTTTGACATTATCTCCGAGTTAGGCGGGAATCACGATATCGATTTATTTTCAATTTATACACCCAAGATTGATGAGTATTCACGGACCCTTCTTGCAGGTCTTCTTGGTAAAATCAAATTGGTGGAAGAGCAGGCCTTTTCCTCAGAAGCGCTCATCCCCTGGCTTGCCGAAATTGGCAGGACTCCGGGGTACTATGATGTTATCCAATGCGAATATCCGTTGAGCGTCAAGTTGGTTGATGTTGTACGACCTTTTGGCCGGAAGGTTGGGTTTACCTTCATGGAGTGTATCACCAAGAGCTATCTGATTAAATTGCGTAATGCCATCTCTGACAAGGAGTTCAGTAATATGGGGCGATTGGTTCAATCGTTTTGGGAGTTTGCTGTCGAGGAGTTTAATGGCGCCCGCGATACTGATTTTCAGATCGCCGTGACTCCGGAGGACGCCGACTTTATCGAGGCGGTAAGCGGTATCAGGCCAGAGCTTGTCCCGACCTGTCTGTCGCCTTCTCAGGTGCTTAGCCGAATTGAGGCGTGTCAGGATGTTGTGCCTGATGCCGACACGGTTGTGTTCTTGGGATATTTTAATCATTTTCCTAATATTGATGGGATGAAGTGGTATTTGCGCTATGTACATCCCGAGGTCAAAAAGAGGGTTCCCTCATGTCGCTTTTTGGTGGTTGGCGCGGGTGATATCAGTGTCTTGCAGGAGTTAACCTGTGGCGATGCGTCGGTTGTCTATACCGGTCGGGTAGATGATATTACCCCATACATTATGAAGGGCAAGGTTTGCGTACTGCCTTTAATTTCTGGGGCCGGGATCCGCGGTAAGCTCAATCAGTATTCTATCGCTGGACGTCCTTCGGTGAGTACCACTATCGGCAATCTCGGATTGAACTACCAAGATGGCGAGGCTGTAATAGTTGCCGATACCCCGGAGGCATTTGCGGATGCAGTTGTCCGTTTGTTGACTGATGATGCTGCAAATCGTTCCATTGCAGTTAAGGCACAAGCCTATGCCCAGGCGAATTTTACCTGGGAGAGTCATATTGCCCATCTGCTCGAAATTTATCGGGCGTGATTGATGTTCTATTGGTGTAGATGGGTTCGGCAAAGCATATTTCAATATCATGAGTTTTGGATGGATCGTCATGGATGAACAATCAATTTCTCCCGCCCTTAGCCTCTGGCGTTACTTTCGCAATAAGGGACGGAATGCTTGGTGGGTGCTGAAGACTAAGGGCTTTCGCGGGGTGTGGCGCAACGTGGCTAACGAACTTATGTGGCTGTCCGGTCGGTATACCATTCATCAGGCCAATGCCGAAGCGGCGCGTGGTGTCCAGGAGGGCAAGGTGCCGAAGGTTCCGGACTCTGCCTTTGTCAATAGACGTAAAGTGCTGCCGCCAAGCCCGAGGCCAACCCAATTACGAGTTGTTCCTGGCTTGGCTCCGGAAATGGATCGGACTGCCATCGGTCAGGCTATTTTCCGGATTAAAGAGGAACTCCGCAGTTCCAGTGCAATCAAAGGCAGACTGAGCCATGACGATCAATGATACCGTAACGGTCATCACCGTTACCTACAACAGCAAGCCTTTTCTTCGCGACTACTTTGATTCCATTCTTGCCGCAGACCGTAGCGGTCTTGAGCTTGAAATCATCGTTGTTGATAATGGCTCTTCTGATGATTCCCCGGCATGGATCAGGGCGCATTATCCTGCTATCCGGGTGTTAGGCAATGACAGCAATAATTACACCCGGGCGCTGAATCTAGCAATTCGTGAGGCATTGAGTGATTTTATCCTGATTTCCAATAACGATGCCCAGGTGAAGGCTGGTTGGATCAAAGGACTGGTGGATATCGCGAAAAGTGACGCCAGAATCGGAGCGGTGCAAAGTAAGATCCTCTTCAGCGATGGGCTGAAGATAAACAGTGTTGGCGTGGCCGAGATTGAGCAATTCTATTTCAAGGACATTGGCTTTGAGGAGGTCGACAACGGACAGTATGATCGCCCACGCCAAGTTGATTTTATCACCGGCGGTTCGATGCTCTTGAAGCGGGAGTGCCTAGATGATGTTGGTCTGTGGGATGAGGAGTTCATCATGTTTATGGAGGATGTGGACTACAGCCTCCGTTGCCGGGCCAAAGGCTGGCAGCTCTGGTGTGCGCCAACGAGTGTTATGCACCATCGGTATCACGGATCATCTTCTCAGGAGCTGTGCGAGTATCTCTGTACCAGAAATCGGTTTTTGTTTATTGCTAAACATTATCCTCAACGCTTAGCCGATAGTATTATCTCTTCGCATTTTTATAAAAAAGGGCATATGGATCTCCTCTATCGGAGCCTGCTTCATGCCATGCAGCGGTTATGTGTCTGTCAGCCGACGGCTGTGGTTCTTGCGGTGCTTGAGGCATTGAAAAAATCACTGGTTGAGGTTATGGGCGCAGTAAGCGCCCATAATTTTTTCTCTCACCTGGAATTGTTGCTGGGGTTGCGCAAGATCAGGGTTGGTATTTATGATCATGCCTGTCATTTCGCTGGTGGTGGTCAACGATATGTCGCTGAAATGGCCGCCATCATGCAGGATCGGTATGATGTGACTTATATCGCCAACAAGGATATGGATTTGGCGAGTTACATGGAATGGTTTGGCCTTGATCTCTCCCGATGTGCCTTAAAGGTCATCAAAATTCCGTTCTTCGAGAAGCGGGAGCGGTTTGTGCCGGACGAAGGCATGGTCCTGGGTGAGTCGTACAATGTGTTTGATCTTATTGCAGAGGACAGCCTGTCTTATGATATTTTCATCAATGCCAATATGCTGGGCAAGGTCAACCCTCTTTCCCTGACCTCACTCTTTGTCTGTCATTTCCCTGATCAGCCCAAAGCACCATTTTTTCAGGTGGATAAGTATGATCAGCTGATTACTAACGGCGATTACACTGGGTACTGGCTGGAAAAGAGGTGGGGGATGATAGCGACTCACAAGCTCTATCCCCCAGTGAACATGTATAACCCAGCCAGCTCCCCGGTGAAGAAAGAGAAAATTATTCTCTCAGTCTCGCGGTTTGAAGTGAGCGGCAGCAAGAAACAATACGAACTGGTCAAGGCCTATGCCGAGATGTATCGTAAAAACCTAGAGGCTATGGATGGCTGGAAATTTGTGTTGATCGGCGGCAGTTTTCCAGATAATCATTATCTCGAGTTGATACGTGATGCGGTGGATAAGGCTGAATGTCCGATTGAAGTCAGGCCTAACGCTACGGTTGAGGAGACCCGGGATGCTTACCGTCAGGCAGCTATTTTCTGGCACGCCTGCGGACTCGAGGAGTCTCGACCGGAAAAGGTAGAGCATTTTGGCATGACCACGGTGGAATCGATGCAGAATTATTGCGTACCCATCGTGATAGACGGGGGGGGGCAGCGTGAGATTGTTGAGCAGGGGGAATGTGGATTCCGCTTTTCTAACGTCGACGAACTACAGGAATTTACCCTACGTTGTGTTAATGATCCAGATTTACGACAACGGCTCGCTCAGCGGGCCTTTGAGCGAAGTCACCTTTTTGATTGTGATGTATTCAAGGATGGGGTTGAGATGATTCTTGGTGAGATGGTGGCCGTACTCTTAGGGCAAGATGTCCTATGATAGCGGATGGGGAAACGTAATAGAGAATAATGTCCTTGGAGACAAAACTATGCCCGGCATCAAAAATCAAACCCAATTTTGGCCATCCTATCTTATCCTTGAATTGACAACGCGGTGTAATTTGCGTTGCTTGATGTGTGCGATTAACCAAGACCCTCGCATCCAAAAGGGAGGAGAATGGTATGGTGATTTAAGTCTCGATGCCTTTGACAATCTATCGAAGGTCATGTCAAAGATTAAGCGGATTGACTTGAATGGGCATGGCGAGTCGTTGCTCAGCCCTCATTTTTTGCCAGTATTAGAAAAGGTCAAACAGCATGGGGCCTATGTCGGCATCACCACAAACGCCTTGTTGATGGGGAAGGAGATTGTAGAGTCCATTGTTCGGAATAAAATGGATGAAATTATTGTCTCGATCCATGCCGCTACAGCGGAAAGCTATGCCAGTATCTCGCGCGGTGGGAAATTAGATGAGCTGATCGCTAACCTCAAAGCCCTCAATGCTTTTAAAGAAAAATATAATACGATGCTTCCGGCAGTACGATTTAATTTTGTCGGGATGAAGGGCAATATCGGTGAACTTAAAGGCTTAATTCGTTTAGCCGTTGATCTAAAGGTTGAGACCATTACTGTTCTGCCACTGGCGGAGTATGATTCTGTCAGTGGCGAGGCCCTCCAGTCGAGCGATTTGGCTGCCTATATTCCCAATGCGCTTAAAACGGCAGATGAGTGTGGTGTGAAATTATATGTTCCCAAAATATATCTTGATCAAATAGGTCTGGTCCAACAGCATGAACCGGGAGGCGAGAAAAAGAGAAGTCCACTTAGGAATAAAATTAAATCGATATTCAAAGGACTGTTACCCAAACCAAAACCGCACGACGGCGATACCGAATTGATTAGAGATTGCACGGACCCATGGGACTTCTTTTTTGTCATGCAGAGCGGGAGGATAAGACCCTGTTGTGTCATCGAAGAGAACATGGGGAACCTGTCAAAACAACAGTTTGAAGAAATATGGTTCGGTGAAAAATATCATAAATTACGGAATGATATTCTTAATAATACCCCTCCTCCCCAATGCAAGACTTGTATCAACCGTCCTTTCACAACATTGGCGGAATTACGGGCCAAGGTGCAGGGAAAAGTTTCACCGGCTACCTGATGGGCTGTGCAAGGGGACAAAAGGGAAAAATTGTACTATATAATCTTCTCATTAGAAAGTAGATGAATCCCCCTGTTGATCGAAGGATGGTCTCAGTCGCTAAGGCCATAGGCATTTTGTTTGTGGTTGCCGGCCATATACCCGGCATCGGTTTCTTTCCGTTTCTTCCCTATACCTTTCACATTCCACTTTTTTATTTTCTCTCGGGATTAGTTTTTAATCCTAGTACTTATCTGGGGTACCCCATCATTTTTATTAGGTGCCGAATACGTTCTTTATTATTGCCTTATTTTGCTTATAACATCATCTTTGCGTCTATCACGGCAGGATGTAAAGTCTGGCCAGGGATATCATTTGAATCCCAACGATGGAATGTCGCTAGGATGCTATTCGTCGAGCCGTTTATCTCCGGGCACCAATACATGTTGTTTGCACCGGGGTGGTTCCTTTGCTCTCTTTTCTTGGTTGGTCTGGCCTATCTCTTTATAGCTCGGATGTTGGAGCGTTTCTTAGTAAGGGAACCGTTGCGATTTTTTTTCTTTTGCACCCTTGCTGTGGTTGGTATGGAGTACGGGAGACTTGCACCCGAGTCCAAGTTCTTCAATCATTACCTCAATATGGTGATAGCAAAAAATCTGATAGGGTTGTTCTTTTTCTATCTTGGAGGGCGATTCAGAGAGGTTGCCAATTTGGCATGTTTGCGCGACTCGAGGATCATGGTTCTTGCCATTGCTGTGCAGATATATTGCATTACCCATTATGCTGCCAATTTTTCAACGGCCATGAATAATTATCCATCAATTCCTTCGTCTCTACTTACCTCTCTGTGTGGGATTACGTTTGTCATTTTTGTTTCCACACGGCTGGCTCATAGCGACCAAGCGAGAGATGGATGGTTAATTTCTATCGGCGAACAGAGCCTACATGTACTTGCCTGCCATTTATTCGTGTTTCACCTTTTAAATATCATGTTCCTCGCCTGGCACGGCGAGTCTCTCCAGATTCTCTCCCGCGAGTTTTATTATGTATACGATCCCCAACGTTTTTGGCTGGTTTATCTCTGTGCTGGTATTGGGGTACCGACTGTGCTGGCAATCTGGGCCAATCGCTTGCGTGGAGTATTGGTTCCCCGGTAGTGACCGAGGCTTTTTCTTTTGATAATTTTTCTTCTTCTCAATAAGTTATTTAAGAAAACCATCCTATTGCCACGCTGTCGGCCTTATGACTCAAGTTGCATGAAAAACTTATTCCGCCTGTCTTCTGATGAATAACGAACGAAGGCAAATCAAGGTGTTGTATTGAAACTATGACCTTTGCCTCGCTTCCTTTTCTCTCTCTCTTTTTGCCGTTCAGCCTGGTGCTGGTTCTCATCCTCGGCAAACGACTTGCTAATCCTTCCTTGTTGCTGGCGAGCCTTCTTTTTTATGGCCTAAACGATATCCAGGGTCTTCCTGTGCTAATCGTTTCTATCCTCTGGAACTATGGAGTTGGTTTTGTCCTCAGCCAGGGAGGAACCCGGTGCCGGATATTTTCGTTATCCTTGGGGACAGGGGGGAATCTCCTGTTGCTTGGATTTTATAAGTATGCTGACTTTTTTTGGGAGTCACTTGGCCGATTTATGCCATTTGTTGCTCAGGAGTATACTCTCCCTGGGATTCATCAACCATTAGGTGTCTCTTTCTTTACCTTCCAGGCCATCTCTTATTTGATCGATCTTTATCGCAACACAATTAAATTTGATCGAAATCTCTTTCGCTTTGGCCTTTATTTAGCCATCTTCCCCCACCTCATTGCCGGACCAATTATCCGTTACGGCGAGATCGCCGGTCAATTGCTTAGTTGTCACATCACAGTTGAGCTCTTTGCCAGAGGGTTGCGTCGATTCATAAAGGGATTAGGTAAAAAAATGCTGCTTGCAAACTTGTTTGCTGGTGTTGTTGATCGGATTTTTTCCTTGCCAGTAGATCAGTTGGGTCTGTCAACTGCCTGGTTTGGAGCTTTCCTCTATAGCCTGCAGATTTATTATGATTTTTCCGGATACACCGATATGGCGATCGGTATTGGCATGCTGTTCGGGTTTCAGTTTCCGGAGAATTTTAACTACCCATACGCCGCCTCATCCATCCGAGATTTTTGGCGGCGTTGGCACATTACCCTCTCTTCCTGGTTCCGAGACTATCTTTATATCCCCTTGGGAGGAAGCCGTGGTAGCACGATACGCACCCACTTGAATCTGATCCTGGTTTTTGTTCTTTGTGGGCTCTGGCATGGGGCAAGTTGGAATTTTCTGATATGGGGTGGGCTGCATGGCATGTGTATGGTGGCGGAGCGTATAGGTCTTGAACAATTGCTGGCCCGCGGCTCTCGCCTTCTTCAACATAGTTATGTCCTGGCAGTCTTGATGGCTTCTTGGGTTTTGTTTCGAATGGAAAATATGTCAGAGGCCTTTCTCTATCTTCGCTGTATGTTCTGGCCGTCTGGGTCAACCATGCTATCAGCCTATCCTCCCGGGTTTTTTATGAACATTGAACTCGGAATGGCCATCGCAGTTGGTGTCATGTTTTCTTTCCCCTGGTGGCGTGCCATAACCCGAAAGGGTGGAATGGGGATGAGATGGATGAATGGTTGGGGCTTGGCACTGGGGGGTACTATGGCTGTCGACGGAGTGCTTATCCTTATTTTGGTTGCTGGTTTGATGGAGATTGCTGCCGGTGGCCATCATCCATTCATTTATTTTCAGTTCTGATGGACATGGGGCAAAAAAATAAAAATACCCTTTTTTGTATCTTCGTTATAGGTTTGCTGTTAGTCCCGGTGAGTGGGTTATTTTTTCAACAGGACAAGAAGATGGCTGAACAGGAGAGGCGTGTCCTCGCGGAGATGCCGGCACTGCCTAACTCATGGCAGGATGTGGCTAGGTTTTCTGCCGCCTTCTTGCGGTTCTTTAACGATAATTTCGCCTTTCGCCGACAGTTGATCGCTTGGCGCAGTGCGAGTAAGGTCTTGGCCCTTGGCGTAAGTTCTCATCCCGATGTCGTTCTCGGCAAAGAGGGATGGCTTTATTACGATGCGGAGCAGCAACTTGCCGATTATCGTGGACTCCATCCCTTGACTGATACGGATTTGCTGAAGACGGTGCGGGCTCTGGAAAATCGAGTTGAGCTTCTTGATCAGGTGAAAATTCCCTACCTCCTTGTCCTGGTTCCGAGTAAGCACACCATCTACCCGGAATATCTTCCTGACCGATTTGCCAGGGTCAAGGCGAAAACCAGACTTGACCAAATTGTTGAGGCACTGAAAGTCTCAGGTCGTGTTCCTTTTATTGATCTCCGAGACTCCCTGCAAGGGGCTAAGTCAACGGGTCTTCTGTATTTTAAAGCCGATACCCACTGGAACCAACGCGGTGCCTTTCAGGGGTACAGGGAGGTGATGAAGGCTGCCCGCCAGTGGTTGCCAACCGTCCCCATCCTCGATATTAATGCGGTCCGATACGACATTGGCCCATTAAGGGAATATGATTTAGCCAATTTTCTTGTACTGAACTGGTATTTTCGGGAAAAGATGCCGCTGGTGTCTGTTCTCTCCCATAAAGGGGCCAGAGATACGGAGTTTGATCCTCTGCTACAGGGAATGATTGACAACAGTCAACCTCCAGAGCGCCAACCTTTTGGTTATTCAAATCCAGAAGGAGAAGGGCGGGTCGTGGTTTTCAGGGACTCATTTGGTTCGGACATGGTACCCTATTTGGGGGAGAGTTTTAAAGAGAGCCTTTATATCTGGAATAAGATGAGCCCTAACCTCCTTCTTCCAATCCTACGCGGAGGTTTCTGGCCCGACTTGGTAATCGAAGAGGTTCTCGAACGGCTTGCCGATTTTGATTGATGGGACCGTCAAGGGTTTTCCGGGGGGAGATGTTGATAAGTCCGATTTCTTTAGATTGTGGCGAGATGTGTAAGGGGGCAGGGTCTTTGTCGGATGGTAGTGCTTTTCGTAGATTGATCAGGGGGTAAGGAGATCCTTGAGGTAATGACATTGACAACAATAGTCTGCCCTGCTAAATCATTGTTAATGAGGATAATATTATGGTTGCTGGGGGGCAGGTCCTGGATTCCTTAATTGCTCTTGGCACGGAAGGGGCGCGGGTTGGGTCTTTTAGTCGTTGTCAGTCACAGTTTTCATAGCCGTTGAGATAGAAGAGAGAAGAGATGGGTTTAGCACGCGAAGGCTTAGAGTTCATCGGTGAGGTCTACGAACGCCGCAAGCAAATTTACGACCTCACTCGTCGAGATTTTAAGGACCGCTATTCGGGATCTTTTCTCGGGATGATGTGGGCTTTCCTTGAGCCCTTGGCCATGATGAGTATCATGTGGGCGGTGTTCAGCCTGGGATTGAAAGTTCAACCCAGTGGCGACATTCCTTTTGTGGCCTACCTCTTCACCGGGCAGGTGGCGTATAATTTCTTCTCTGATGCTGTTGGTGCTTCTGCTGGGGTGATCAGGGCCTATTCATTTCTGGTTAAGAAGGTTAAATTCCGGATTGCTATCCTGCCCATTGTCAAGATTAACTCTGCTATCATCATCCATGGCATATTTCTTATGATTGTCATGGGGATCATTTGGGCAAGCGGTGTTAAGCCCAGTTGGTACTGGTTGCAGACTTTCTACTATATGTTTTCACTGCTTTTTTTACTTCTGGGACTCAGTTGGCTGTTTTCGGCGCTTGGGGTCTTTGTTAAGGATATCGCTAACGTCATTCAGATTTTCATTACCTTCGGCTTCTGGTTGACCCCGATATTCTGGGAGAAAACCATGGTGCCTCCAGAGTATCAGGTCTATCTCTGTCTCAACCCGATGTTTTATATTGTTCAAGGCTACCGGGACAGTTTTCTCTACCATGTGCCGTTTTGGGAGCATCCGGTTAACACTCTCTATTTCTGGGGGGTGGCGTGGCTTGCCCTTTTATCCGGTATCCTGGCCTTCAAAAAACTAAGACCTCATTTTGCCGATATCTTGTAATCGAGCAGTCCCTCCCAATATCCCTTCCAATAAGCTGATATCAGTTCCGGGCGGCGACGTAGCATCCCAAAGACAATCACTGCGCCCGGCAGTTTGATCAGGGTATTGAAGGCCATGAAGACAAGATATTGATACCACGTGGCCCAGCGGCGCATGAACCAGACTCGGTTTCTGGAGAAGTAATAGACATAGTTCCGGCTCTGAAATCCGACAGTTGACGAGACCTCATGGATCAGTCTGGCTGCCGGGACATAGGCCAGGGTAAAGCCCTTTTCGATGAAACGCTGGCAATAATCTGTATCCTCGTAATAGAGGAAGTATCGTTCATCCATCATGCCCACCTCACGGATTGCCTGTGCTTTGATTAGCATGGCGCAACCAGAAAGGCACGGCACTGCAAGCGCAGGCCCATCTCCATCGTGGCGGGAGTCCATTACCTGACTCGGTCCGCCCTTCCACCAGTTCATTCGCGCCCCTCCATACCATACTGCATCTCCTTGACCGTTATCGCGCAGGATCTTGGGTCCTACCATGCCTAAGAGTGGATCATTTTCCAGTTCCTTCAGCAGGATGTCGATGAAGTCATGTTCTGTCCAGGTGTCCGGGTTCAGGAGGAGGATATAGTCAAGCTCTTGCTCCATGGCCTGGGATATTCCTAGGTTGCATCCCCCGGCGAAGCCGGTGTTGGCGCGGGGAACTATGGCCGTGATCTCCGGGTGATCTTTGGTGATAAGGTCGGTTTCGGGAATAGGACTGTTGTCAACTACGATAAAATGAAGATCATTTTTGCAGTGCTGCTTGAGGCTTGTCAGGCAGCGATTAAGCATATCGTGCGCCATGAAGTTGACGCTGACGACTCCTATTGCGGCCATGAGGTATCACCCTTCAGGAGTTGTTGAAGGGTCGCGGAATTTTTTGCCATGCAGAAGAGGTCGGCATTTTCCTGGCGAGCCGTTAATAGTGCGTGCTTGGCGGGTTCCGGGCCATTCAAGTAGTTAATCCACTCATGGGCCTCAGCAAGAATTTTGATGGCAGGGTCATCGTGGAGTGAAATCCCGCGGACAGCCAGTGGCGTGGCAATAATCGGCATCCGATTATAAAGTGATTCCGCTACCTTGATGTTGATCCCGGCCCCACAGCTGATTGGTTGGATCATCAGGTCCACCTCTTGCCATACCTGGTCTAAGTCACGGACAAAGCCGTGTCCGATAATGCGTGAATCATCGTGCATCACAGCACTGCCCTGCCCGTAGAGGTGTAGTTCGATATTATTACCGATGTGTGGCCAGACTTCGTCAAGAAACCACTGCAGGCTGCGGCTATTGGGCCACCACTCGAGATTACCAAGAAAACCAAGGCGTAGCGGCCTGGTTTGACTCGGTCTCTGAGTGCTCATTTCTGAAGATTCTTCGTCGAGGGGAGTGATCAGCCTTGGGTGTGGTTTGTAATCGAAGGAGGGGAGGATGGTAGATATGCTGGCGCTGGGAGCGAATCGGCTCAGGATTTTTCGGTCATCATCAGCGATGGTGACGATCTTGTTCACCTGTCTGATGTGGTCGATCTCAAAATTTTTGAATTTTTCGGCGTCGGCCCGCAGCAGCCGCCCCAGCCAGAGAACGTTGTCGTAGCGTGCAACCTGCTGTTCGTAGAGGCGGTGTTCGATGTTGTGCGAGATGAAAAGAATTCTGGCCTTCGGCGGCAGAAGCTCAAGTGTCCACAGCATTTCAGCGCCGTTGATCACAAAGAGGGAATACGACTGTACCGACAAGGCGGCAAGTACCCTGAACCGGAAGCGCCGGGTCCGGAAATGGTTGACTTTGGCCGGGTACTTGGAAAACTGGGACGCCACAATGTCGAAAACCTGACGCCATTGCCGCCAGATCCGGCTGTGCTGGGGGTGGACAAAGATTTCGTCTACAATCAGTGACGGATCGTTGCGAGTGAGCATGTTCCTGATTGACTCCCGGTAG
This genomic interval from Desulfobulbaceae bacterium contains the following:
- a CDS encoding class I SAM-dependent methyltransferase, which encodes MDFTGERFIPGAGLDGELEIEHYQRYQAVRDLITNKVVLDAASGEGYGSELLARKAKQVYGLEIDPEAVRQAQGKYQHPNLTFTQGTIAAL
- a CDS encoding glycosyltransferase; translation: MGLKSIVNSIFRTGPLWSIRRKLNIKVDNKLNEFIQPVNSAVCETKELQHNAIRLIHDSWNLAVVNHNQVIANQDNAFYHSWFSLVYPSFTQTLVRIAGDDYQDIVPYSHLLLMEIARSYLRQGGLWQLDYEIARFKSTANPQSAQNHPLGSENRNRMKILVVSGMFPSIDHGGGLRLFDIISELGGNHDIDLFSIYTPKIDEYSRTLLAGLLGKIKLVEEQAFSSEALIPWLAEIGRTPGYYDVIQCEYPLSVKLVDVVRPFGRKVGFTFMECITKSYLIKLRNAISDKEFSNMGRLVQSFWEFAVEEFNGARDTDFQIAVTPEDADFIEAVSGIRPELVPTCLSPSQVLSRIEACQDVVPDADTVVFLGYFNHFPNIDGMKWYLRYVHPEVKKRVPSCRFLVVGAGDISVLQELTCGDASVVYTGRVDDITPYIMKGKVCVLPLISGAGIRGKLNQYSIAGRPSVSTTIGNLGLNYQDGEAVIVADTPEAFADAVVRLLTDDAANRSIAVKAQAYAQANFTWESHIAHLLEIYRA
- a CDS encoding glycosyltransferase, which codes for MTINDTVTVITVTYNSKPFLRDYFDSILAADRSGLELEIIVVDNGSSDDSPAWIRAHYPAIRVLGNDSNNYTRALNLAIREALSDFILISNNDAQVKAGWIKGLVDIAKSDARIGAVQSKILFSDGLKINSVGVAEIEQFYFKDIGFEEVDNGQYDRPRQVDFITGGSMLLKRECLDDVGLWDEEFIMFMEDVDYSLRCRAKGWQLWCAPTSVMHHRYHGSSSQELCEYLCTRNRFLFIAKHYPQRLADSIISSHFYKKGHMDLLYRSLLHAMQRLCVCQPTAVVLAVLEALKKSLVEVMGAVSAHNFFSHLELLLGLRKIRVGIYDHACHFAGGGQRYVAEMAAIMQDRYDVTYIANKDMDLASYMEWFGLDLSRCALKVIKIPFFEKRERFVPDEGMVLGESYNVFDLIAEDSLSYDIFINANMLGKVNPLSLTSLFVCHFPDQPKAPFFQVDKYDQLITNGDYTGYWLEKRWGMIATHKLYPPVNMYNPASSPVKKEKIILSVSRFEVSGSKKQYELVKAYAEMYRKNLEAMDGWKFVLIGGSFPDNHYLELIRDAVDKAECPIEVRPNATVEETRDAYRQAAIFWHACGLEESRPEKVEHFGMTTVESMQNYCVPIVIDGGGQREIVEQGECGFRFSNVDELQEFTLRCVNDPDLRQRLAQRAFERSHLFDCDVFKDGVEMILGEMVAVLLGQDVL
- a CDS encoding radical SAM protein; this translates as MSYDSGWGNVIENNVLGDKTMPGIKNQTQFWPSYLILELTTRCNLRCLMCAINQDPRIQKGGEWYGDLSLDAFDNLSKVMSKIKRIDLNGHGESLLSPHFLPVLEKVKQHGAYVGITTNALLMGKEIVESIVRNKMDEIIVSIHAATAESYASISRGGKLDELIANLKALNAFKEKYNTMLPAVRFNFVGMKGNIGELKGLIRLAVDLKVETITVLPLAEYDSVSGEALQSSDLAAYIPNALKTADECGVKLYVPKIYLDQIGLVQQHEPGGEKKRSPLRNKIKSIFKGLLPKPKPHDGDTELIRDCTDPWDFFFVMQSGRIRPCCVIEENMGNLSKQQFEEIWFGEKYHKLRNDILNNTPPPQCKTCINRPFTTLAELRAKVQGKVSPAT
- a CDS encoding acyltransferase, coding for MNPPVDRRMVSVAKAIGILFVVAGHIPGIGFFPFLPYTFHIPLFYFLSGLVFNPSTYLGYPIIFIRCRIRSLLLPYFAYNIIFASITAGCKVWPGISFESQRWNVARMLFVEPFISGHQYMLFAPGWFLCSLFLVGLAYLFIARMLERFLVREPLRFFFFCTLAVVGMEYGRLAPESKFFNHYLNMVIAKNLIGLFFFYLGGRFREVANLACLRDSRIMVLAIAVQIYCITHYAANFSTAMNNYPSIPSSLLTSLCGITFVIFVSTRLAHSDQARDGWLISIGEQSLHVLACHLFVFHLLNIMFLAWHGESLQILSREFYYVYDPQRFWLVYLCAGIGVPTVLAIWANRLRGVLVPR
- a CDS encoding MBOAT family protein — protein: MTFASLPFLSLFLPFSLVLVLILGKRLANPSLLLASLLFYGLNDIQGLPVLIVSILWNYGVGFVLSQGGTRCRIFSLSLGTGGNLLLLGFYKYADFFWESLGRFMPFVAQEYTLPGIHQPLGVSFFTFQAISYLIDLYRNTIKFDRNLFRFGLYLAIFPHLIAGPIIRYGEIAGQLLSCHITVELFARGLRRFIKGLGKKMLLANLFAGVVDRIFSLPVDQLGLSTAWFGAFLYSLQIYYDFSGYTDMAIGIGMLFGFQFPENFNYPYAASSIRDFWRRWHITLSSWFRDYLYIPLGGSRGSTIRTHLNLILVFVLCGLWHGASWNFLIWGGLHGMCMVAERIGLEQLLARGSRLLQHSYVLAVLMASWVLFRMENMSEAFLYLRCMFWPSGSTMLSAYPPGFFMNIELGMAIAVGVMFSFPWWRAITRKGGMGMRWMNGWGLALGGTMAVDGVLILILVAGLMEIAAGGHHPFIYFQF
- a CDS encoding ABC transporter permease, which produces MGLAREGLEFIGEVYERRKQIYDLTRRDFKDRYSGSFLGMMWAFLEPLAMMSIMWAVFSLGLKVQPSGDIPFVAYLFTGQVAYNFFSDAVGASAGVIRAYSFLVKKVKFRIAILPIVKINSAIIIHGIFLMIVMGIIWASGVKPSWYWLQTFYYMFSLLFLLLGLSWLFSALGVFVKDIANVIQIFITFGFWLTPIFWEKTMVPPEYQVYLCLNPMFYIVQGYRDSFLYHVPFWEHPVNTLYFWGVAWLALLSGILAFKKLRPHFADIL